One Bacteroidota bacterium genomic window carries:
- a CDS encoding RNA polymerase sigma-70 factor, translated as MTNNDPILQQKFEKLFKEHFTSLCYFAKKYLGDLDSSKEVVHAVFIKIWENRAEFDFDKPAKSYLFTSVYNRSLNMLRDNKKFSTTDNEYAKNAELDGGEFHDTMELAELEGRIKKALTKLPDKCREVFELNRFENKKYNEIALQLNLSLKTVEAHMSKALKILKEELKDYIYLILFLILNNNDML; from the coding sequence TTGACGAATAACGACCCCATACTGCAACAAAAGTTCGAAAAGCTTTTCAAAGAGCATTTTACATCATTGTGCTATTTTGCAAAGAAATACCTGGGCGACCTCGACAGCAGCAAGGAAGTAGTGCATGCTGTGTTTATTAAAATATGGGAAAACCGGGCCGAATTTGATTTCGATAAGCCTGCCAAATCCTATCTTTTCACTTCGGTATACAATCGTAGTTTGAATATGCTCCGCGACAACAAAAAATTTAGCACAACAGACAATGAATATGCAAAAAATGCCGAACTCGATGGAGGCGAATTCCACGATACCATGGAATTGGCAGAGCTTGAAGGGCGAATCAAAAAGGCTCTTACCAAATTGCCCGATAAATGCCGCGAAGTGTTTGAACTAAACCGTTTTGAGAATAAAAAATACAACGAAATTGCGCTTCAACTGAATCTTTCTCTTAAAACTGTAGAAGCTCATATGTCCAAAGCACTTAAAATATTAAAAGAAGAATTAAAAGATTACATCTACCTGATTTTGTTTTTAATACTAAATAATAACGATATGCTCTAA
- a CDS encoding FecR domain-containing protein codes for MCYPQKAMQNNTRHIAPIELITKYLARESGAGERVLVENWIKASDENKKEFEAIEKLWLASHTAIQQPEINLEAEWRRMENTLGFAKKKQLNFQTILRVAAAIFVISSLAAIGLRQSMMVKEKSGASQLSNLVLPDGSTISLNANSKISYSKNFGKTTRELTLEGEAFFEVAHDKTKPFIVIAHNSRIEVLGTQFNVKAYKNQTEVKVSVTEGTVKFSDRKKQAKSAILKAGESATYNKTNQKIILKPVVNVNDMAWKSRQMYFEHTPLHEVASVLENTYQVEIEVSETVRECSITVSFEDSDLASVLSVLKSTLSLRVRVDNDKIFLSGQGCQNP; via the coding sequence GTGTGTTACCCACAGAAAGCCATGCAAAACAATACACGACATATTGCCCCCATCGAGCTAATCACCAAATACCTGGCCCGGGAATCGGGTGCCGGGGAGCGTGTTTTAGTAGAAAATTGGATAAAGGCTTCGGACGAAAATAAAAAAGAGTTCGAAGCTATTGAGAAATTATGGCTTGCAAGCCATACAGCTATTCAGCAACCTGAAATAAACCTTGAAGCCGAGTGGAGACGTATGGAAAACACCCTTGGCTTCGCAAAAAAGAAACAGCTTAACTTCCAGACTATTCTTAGAGTTGCCGCAGCCATATTTGTAATTTCTTCCCTGGCTGCAATTGGATTAAGGCAATCGATGATGGTAAAAGAAAAATCGGGTGCCAGCCAGCTCAGCAACCTGGTTCTGCCCGATGGCAGCACCATTAGTTTAAATGCCAACTCAAAAATAAGCTATTCAAAAAACTTTGGTAAAACAACCCGCGAACTTACACTCGAGGGCGAAGCCTTTTTTGAGGTAGCTCACGATAAAACCAAACCCTTTATTGTTATTGCCCACAATAGCCGGATTGAGGTTCTGGGTACCCAATTCAATGTAAAGGCTTATAAAAACCAGACAGAAGTGAAGGTATCGGTAACAGAGGGCACTGTTAAATTCTCAGACCGTAAAAAGCAAGCAAAAAGTGCCATACTTAAAGCCGGCGAATCGGCTACATACAACAAGACTAATCAGAAAATCATTCTTAAGCCAGTCGTGAATGTAAACGATATGGCCTGGAAAAGCAGACAAATGTATTTTGAACATACTCCTTTGCACGAAGTAGCCAGCGTACTTGAAAATACTTACCAGGTTGAAATTGAGGTGTCGGAAACTGTTCGAGAATGTTCCATCACCGTAAGCTTCGAAGACAGCGACCTGGCTTCGGTGTTAAGTGTGCTAAAATCGACCCTGTCCCTCAGGGTTCGTGTAGACAATGATAAAATTTTCTTATCGGGCCAAGGATGCCAAAATCCCTGA